In one Bordetella pertussis 18323 genomic region, the following are encoded:
- the dnaG gene encoding DNA primase, with product MIPESFIQDLLARVDVVDVVGRYVQLRKGGANLLGLCPFHNEKSPSFTVSPTKQFYHCFGCGAHGSAITFLMEHTGASFPEAVRTLAAAVGLTVPEENRSPRQQAESARRKAEVSRHTQVLDAAQAHYLRQLRGSPQAIAYLKQRGLTGEIAAHFGLGWSGTDRHGLSHVFDNYEDPVLVEAGLVIESEDGRRYDRFRERVMFPIRNARGSLIGFGGRIIGKGEPKYLNSPETPLFSKGHELYGLWEARLAIRQEGQVVVVEGYMDVVGLALQGIANAVATLGTSTTPDHVKKLLRASDKVIFSFDGDAAGRRAAWRALQACLPVLRDDIAIRFLFLPAEHDPDSYVRELGAEAFRTRLGEAVALSRFLLDELASRHTMGEAEGRASCLHEAKPLLAAIPECALRVQIERELARLVQLTPEEMAQVLAQQPARPLASAAAPAQASAPAAGREGGPGHADEAPPDWAFEPVHDFEPDAYSVGAVDGEPSMPAAGGWQERKGRQGGDWKGKKGDWKGKKGDWKGKKGDWKGRRDNDTGGYEGRRTMPSLARRLLCLLLAHPELVDTMGDQQLEVIDHGPHLGLVRDLILLAQTSGARHVGALMEAADPDSDLYVVLKGLRADVLAQEDLPHPQTEWDDALRRMEFDAARAEMAKLAESGLATDEARRRYLELSSRIMVLKNAGAQ from the coding sequence TTGATTCCAGAATCATTCATCCAGGATTTGCTCGCCCGGGTCGACGTCGTTGACGTCGTCGGGCGATATGTGCAGCTGCGCAAGGGTGGGGCCAACCTGCTTGGTCTTTGCCCGTTTCACAACGAAAAAAGCCCGTCGTTCACTGTCAGTCCGACCAAGCAGTTCTATCACTGTTTCGGTTGCGGCGCCCACGGCAGTGCCATCACCTTCCTGATGGAGCATACGGGCGCGAGTTTCCCCGAGGCCGTACGCACGTTGGCGGCCGCCGTGGGGCTCACGGTTCCCGAAGAAAACCGCAGTCCTCGCCAGCAGGCCGAATCGGCCCGCCGCAAGGCCGAGGTGTCGCGCCATACGCAGGTGCTCGACGCCGCGCAGGCGCACTACCTGCGCCAGTTGCGCGGCTCGCCGCAAGCCATTGCCTACCTCAAGCAGCGCGGGCTGACCGGCGAGATCGCCGCCCATTTCGGGCTGGGCTGGTCGGGCACCGACCGCCATGGCCTGTCCCATGTGTTCGACAACTACGAGGATCCCGTGCTGGTGGAAGCCGGCCTGGTGATCGAGTCGGAGGACGGGCGGCGCTACGACCGCTTCCGCGAACGCGTGATGTTTCCCATCCGCAATGCGCGCGGCAGCCTGATCGGCTTTGGCGGGCGCATCATCGGCAAGGGCGAGCCCAAATACCTCAACTCGCCCGAGACCCCGCTGTTTTCCAAGGGCCATGAACTCTATGGCCTGTGGGAGGCTCGCCTGGCCATACGCCAGGAGGGCCAGGTCGTGGTGGTCGAGGGCTACATGGACGTCGTGGGGCTGGCGCTGCAGGGCATCGCCAACGCGGTGGCCACGCTGGGCACGTCGACCACGCCCGACCATGTGAAGAAGCTGCTGCGCGCCAGCGACAAGGTGATTTTCAGCTTCGACGGCGACGCCGCCGGCCGGCGTGCCGCCTGGCGGGCCCTGCAGGCCTGCCTGCCGGTGCTGCGCGACGATATCGCCATCCGCTTCCTGTTCCTGCCTGCCGAGCACGATCCGGACTCGTATGTGCGAGAGCTGGGCGCCGAAGCGTTTCGTACCCGCCTGGGCGAAGCCGTGGCGCTGTCGCGCTTTCTGCTCGACGAGCTGGCCTCGCGCCATACCATGGGCGAGGCCGAGGGGCGGGCCAGTTGCCTGCACGAGGCCAAGCCGCTGCTGGCCGCCATCCCCGAGTGCGCGCTGCGCGTGCAGATCGAACGCGAGCTGGCGCGCCTGGTGCAGCTCACGCCCGAGGAAATGGCCCAGGTGCTGGCCCAGCAACCCGCCCGGCCGCTCGCTTCGGCCGCCGCGCCGGCCCAGGCGTCCGCGCCGGCTGCTGGCCGCGAGGGCGGGCCGGGGCATGCCGACGAGGCGCCGCCGGACTGGGCGTTCGAGCCGGTGCACGACTTCGAACCCGATGCCTATTCCGTTGGCGCCGTCGACGGGGAGCCGAGCATGCCGGCCGCGGGCGGCTGGCAGGAGCGCAAGGGCAGGCAGGGCGGCGACTGGAAGGGCAAGAAGGGCGACTGGAAAGGCAAGAAGGGCGACTGGAAAGGCAAGAAGGGCGACTGGAAGGGGCGCCGCGACAATGATACGGGTGGTTACGAAGGCCGCCGTACCATGCCGTCGCTGGCCAGGCGGCTGCTGTGCCTGCTGCTGGCCCACCCCGAGCTGGTCGATACCATGGGTGACCAGCAGCTTGAAGTTATCGACCATGGCCCCCATTTAGGACTGGTAAGGGACCTGATCCTGCTGGCGCAGACCAGTGGCGCGCGCCATGTGGGCGCGCTGATGGAGGCTGCCGACCCGGATTCCGATCTCTACGTGGTGCTCAAGGGCCTGCGCGCCGATGTCCTGGCCCAGGAAGACCTGCCGCACCCGCAGACCGAATGGGACGACGCGCTGCGGCGCATGGAGTTCGACGCGGCTCGCGCCGAAATGGCGAAACTGGCCGAAAGCGGCCTGGCGACCGACGAGGCGCGCCGTCGCTACCTGGAACTGTCGAGCAGAATCATGGTCTTAAAGAATGCCGGGGCACAGTAA
- the rpsU gene encoding 30S ribosomal protein S21 codes for MPIVRLKENEPFEAALRRFKRTIEKTGLLTELRSREFYEKPTAERKRKHAAAVKRHYKRIRSQQLPPRLY; via the coding sequence ATGCCTATCGTTCGACTGAAGGAAAACGAACCGTTTGAAGCCGCGCTGCGTCGCTTCAAGCGCACCATCGAGAAAACCGGCTTGCTCACCGAACTGCGTTCGCGCGAGTTCTACGAGAAGCCCACGGCCGAGCGCAAGCGCAAGCACGCCGCCGCGGTGAAGCGCCACTACAAGCGGATTCGTAGCCAGCAACTGCCCCCGCGCCTGTATTGA
- a CDS encoding phosphoribosyltransferase, with amino-acid sequence MSSPSSDDSHLWVTWDDYHRLIERLALQVYQSGWQFDQILCLARGGVRVGDVMSRIFDVPLGILATSSYREAAGTKQGDLDIAQFITITRGTLSGRVLLVDDMVDTGHTFNKVHTHLSEQFPAISELRSAVLWWKGHSQATPDYFVDKLPTNPWIHQPFEDYDSLRPHQLEAWIRKGYK; translated from the coding sequence ATGAGCTCGCCGAGCAGTGACGATAGCCATTTGTGGGTGACCTGGGATGATTACCACCGCCTGATCGAGCGTCTGGCGCTGCAGGTGTACCAGTCCGGCTGGCAATTCGACCAGATCCTGTGCCTGGCGCGCGGCGGCGTGCGGGTCGGCGATGTGATGTCCCGGATTTTCGACGTGCCGCTGGGCATTCTGGCCACCAGCAGCTATCGCGAGGCGGCCGGCACCAAGCAGGGCGACCTGGATATCGCCCAGTTCATCACCATCACGCGCGGCACCTTGTCCGGGCGGGTGTTGCTGGTGGACGACATGGTCGATACCGGCCATACCTTCAACAAAGTGCATACCCATCTGAGCGAGCAGTTCCCCGCCATTTCCGAGTTGCGCAGCGCCGTGCTGTGGTGGAAGGGGCATTCGCAGGCCACGCCCGACTACTTTGTCGACAAATTGCCCACCAACCCGTGGATCCACCAGCCATTCGAGGACTACGACAGCCTGCGTCCGCACCAGCTTGAAGCCTGGATCCGGAAAGGCTACAAATAG
- a CDS encoding adenylosuccinate synthase: MSKNVVVIGTQWGDEGKGKIVDWLAESVQGVVRFQGGHNAGHTLWINGKKTILRLIPSGIMHDGVTCFIGNGVVLSPEALLREIEELEAAGLDVRSRLQVSEICTLILPYHVAVDKAREARKGEGKIGTTGRGIGPAYEDKVARRALRVQDLFNPALFDEKLAEVLDYHNFVLTQYLGAEPVSANEVRDQAMALAPALAPMVRDVSSNLFALQQEGKNLLFEGAQGALLDVDHGTYPFVTSSNCVAGAASAGAGVGPQALQYVLGITKAYTTRVGSGPFPTELVDEIGARLATIGKEFGSVTGRPRRCGWLDGAALKRSVRLNGISGLCITKLDVLDGLETIQLGVGYRVNGEFRDVLPYGAHAVAQAQAVLEELPGWTESTVGITEYSKLPVNARRYLERVAEVCGVPIDLVSTGPDRNKTIVLRHPFKG, from the coding sequence ATGAGCAAGAACGTAGTTGTGATCGGCACCCAGTGGGGTGACGAGGGCAAAGGCAAGATCGTCGACTGGCTGGCCGAGTCCGTGCAGGGCGTGGTGCGCTTCCAGGGCGGCCACAATGCCGGCCACACGCTGTGGATCAACGGCAAGAAGACTATTCTGCGCCTGATCCCGTCGGGCATCATGCATGACGGCGTCACGTGCTTCATCGGCAATGGCGTGGTGCTGTCGCCCGAAGCGCTGCTCAGGGAAATCGAAGAGCTCGAGGCGGCCGGCCTGGACGTCCGTTCGCGCCTGCAGGTCTCCGAGATCTGCACGCTGATCCTGCCGTACCACGTGGCCGTCGACAAGGCGCGCGAGGCGCGCAAGGGCGAGGGCAAGATCGGCACCACCGGCCGCGGCATCGGCCCGGCCTACGAAGACAAGGTCGCGCGCCGCGCCCTGCGGGTGCAGGACCTCTTCAACCCGGCGCTGTTCGACGAGAAGCTGGCCGAGGTGCTCGATTACCACAACTTCGTGCTGACCCAGTACCTGGGCGCCGAGCCCGTGTCGGCCAACGAAGTGCGCGATCAGGCCATGGCCCTGGCGCCGGCCCTCGCGCCCATGGTGCGCGATGTCTCGAGCAACCTGTTCGCGCTCCAGCAGGAAGGCAAGAACCTGCTGTTCGAAGGCGCGCAGGGCGCGCTGCTCGACGTCGACCACGGCACCTACCCCTTCGTCACCAGCAGCAACTGTGTGGCGGGCGCGGCGTCGGCCGGCGCCGGCGTCGGTCCGCAAGCGTTGCAGTACGTGCTGGGCATCACCAAGGCCTACACGACCCGCGTCGGATCGGGGCCGTTCCCCACGGAGCTGGTCGACGAGATCGGCGCGCGCCTGGCCACCATCGGCAAGGAGTTCGGTTCGGTCACCGGCCGTCCGCGCCGTTGCGGCTGGTTGGACGGCGCCGCGCTGAAGCGCTCGGTGCGCCTGAACGGCATTTCCGGCCTGTGCATCACCAAGCTGGACGTGCTCGACGGCCTGGAAACCATCCAGCTGGGCGTGGGCTATCGCGTCAACGGCGAATTCCGCGACGTGCTGCCGTACGGCGCGCACGCCGTGGCGCAGGCGCAGGCGGTGCTCGAAGAACTGCCGGGCTGGACCGAGTCCACCGTCGGCATCACCGAGTACAGCAAGCTGCCGGTCAACGCGCGCCGCTATCTCGAGCGCGTGGCCGAAGTGTGTGGCGTGCCGATCGACCTGGTGTCGACCGGGCCCGACCGCAACAAAACCATCGTGCTGCGCCACCCCTTCAAGGGGTAG
- a CDS encoding ATP phosphoribosyltransferase regulatory subunit, giving the protein MGNWLLPEGLADVLPAEARRIEELRRELLDLYRTYGFELVAPPLVEYIDSLLSSTGSDLNLRTCKLVDQLSGRTLGVRADMTSQVTRIDAHLLNRAGVTRLCYCGSVLHARPADLLSSRELLQIGAEIYGHAGFEADLEIIQLVMDTLATAGVRNARLDLCHSGVMRAIFDADPQASRHAGDLCTLLREKDVPGLAELASRVDGLGEDTVRALQALATLYGGPEIIARARRELPAVPGMAQALDALQALVDAMPGVTLSVDLADVGGYGYHSGVTFAVYGEDWHDALVRGGRYDDVSCAFGRARPATGFSLDLRKLAAGLTPAEPARAVRAPWGQDPALTDAVRRLRRSGEIVVQVLPGHEQGLDEFVCDRELALQDGAWTVRTL; this is encoded by the coding sequence ATGGGTAACTGGTTGCTGCCCGAAGGCCTTGCCGACGTTCTACCGGCCGAGGCCCGGCGCATTGAGGAACTGCGTCGCGAATTGCTCGATCTCTACCGTACCTACGGTTTCGAGCTGGTCGCGCCGCCGCTGGTCGAATACATCGATTCGCTGCTGTCGAGTACCGGCAGCGATCTGAATCTGCGCACCTGCAAGCTGGTCGACCAGCTGTCCGGTCGCACCCTGGGCGTACGCGCGGATATGACCTCGCAGGTCACGCGCATCGACGCCCATCTGCTCAACCGTGCCGGCGTGACGCGCCTGTGCTACTGCGGCAGCGTCCTGCACGCGCGTCCGGCCGACCTGCTGTCGAGCCGCGAATTGCTGCAGATCGGCGCCGAAATCTACGGCCATGCCGGCTTCGAGGCCGACCTGGAAATCATCCAGCTGGTCATGGACACGCTGGCCACCGCCGGCGTGCGCAATGCCCGCCTGGACCTGTGCCATTCGGGTGTGATGCGCGCCATTTTCGACGCCGACCCGCAGGCCTCGCGCCATGCCGGCGACCTGTGCACGCTGCTGCGCGAGAAGGACGTGCCGGGGCTGGCCGAACTGGCGAGCCGTGTCGACGGGCTGGGCGAGGATACCGTGCGCGCGCTGCAGGCGCTGGCCACGCTGTATGGCGGGCCCGAGATCATCGCCCGGGCGCGGCGCGAGCTGCCGGCGGTGCCCGGCATGGCGCAGGCGCTGGACGCCCTGCAGGCCCTGGTCGATGCCATGCCTGGCGTCACGCTCAGCGTGGACCTGGCCGACGTCGGCGGATATGGCTATCACTCCGGCGTGACCTTCGCGGTGTACGGCGAAGACTGGCACGACGCGCTGGTGCGCGGCGGCCGCTACGACGATGTCAGCTGCGCTTTCGGCCGGGCCCGTCCGGCCACCGGTTTCAGTCTCGACCTGCGCAAGCTGGCGGCGGGCCTGACGCCTGCCGAGCCGGCGCGCGCCGTGCGCGCCCCTTGGGGACAAGACCCCGCCCTGACCGACGCGGTGCGTCGTTTGCGCCGGTCGGGCGAAATCGTCGTTCAGGTACTGCCCGGTCACGAGCAGGGCCTGGACGAATTCGTTTGCGATCGCGAGCTGGCGCTGCAGGATGGCGCCTGGACGGTCAGAACGCTGTGA
- the hflC gene encoding protease modulator HflC, which produces MQRLMPILVGLLVVLAVLSSCVFVVRERDYALVFSLGEVRQVISEPGLYFKAPPPFQNVVTLDKRILTIESSDAERIQTSEKKNLLIDSYVKWRIADPRLYYVTFGGNERAAQERLQAQIRDALNAAVNVRTVKDVVSAERDKVMAEILTNVVKRAEPLGVQVVDVRLRRIEFAPEISESVYRRMEAERTRVANELRSIGAAESEKIRAEADRQREVIVAQAYARAQGIMGEGDAQAGSIYAQAFGRNTEFYTYYKSLEAYRAAFGKTGDVLVVDPTSEFFQFFKNPGKGAAGAPAPAN; this is translated from the coding sequence ATGCAACGTCTCATGCCCATCCTGGTCGGACTGCTCGTCGTCCTGGCCGTCCTGTCTTCATGCGTCTTCGTGGTCCGCGAGCGCGACTACGCCCTGGTGTTCTCGCTGGGCGAGGTGCGCCAGGTCATCAGCGAGCCTGGCCTGTATTTCAAGGCGCCGCCGCCGTTCCAGAACGTCGTCACGCTGGACAAGCGCATCCTCACCATCGAGTCCAGCGATGCCGAGCGCATCCAGACCTCCGAGAAGAAGAACCTGCTGATCGACTCGTACGTCAAGTGGCGCATCGCCGATCCGCGCCTGTACTACGTGACCTTCGGCGGCAACGAGCGCGCCGCCCAGGAGCGTCTGCAGGCGCAGATCCGCGACGCGCTGAACGCGGCGGTCAACGTGCGCACGGTCAAGGACGTGGTCTCGGCCGAGCGTGACAAGGTCATGGCCGAAATCCTCACCAACGTCGTCAAGCGCGCCGAGCCGCTGGGCGTGCAGGTGGTCGACGTGCGCCTGCGCCGCATCGAGTTCGCGCCCGAGATTTCCGAGTCGGTCTATCGCCGCATGGAAGCCGAGCGCACCCGCGTGGCCAACGAGCTGCGTTCGATCGGCGCGGCCGAAAGCGAGAAGATCCGCGCCGAGGCCGACCGCCAGCGCGAGGTCATCGTGGCCCAGGCCTATGCGCGCGCCCAGGGCATCATGGGCGAGGGCGACGCCCAGGCCGGCAGCATCTACGCCCAGGCCTTCGGCCGCAATACCGAGTTCTACACCTATTACAAGAGCCTGGAAGCCTATCGCGCCGCGTTCGGCAAAACCGGTGACGTATTGGTGGTCGATCCGACGTCGGAGTTCTTCCAGTTCTTCAAGAACCCCGGCAAGGGCGCGGCGGGCGCCCCGGCACCGGCGAATTGA
- the hflK gene encoding FtsH protease activity modulator HflK, protein MSRITKLFNLNDPGWGRGNNNGNGSEPPRRPQGGGDGPPDLDEVWRDFNNRIGALFGRKGGGGNNRPNNRGGMTPPSPRGARIGLGIIALVLVLLWLASGFFIVQEGQVAVVTQFGKYKSTAPAGFQWRMPYPIQNHEMVNVSQLRTFEVGFRGGSRNKVLPEALMLTTDENIVDMQFVVQYRLRADGAPDYLFKMRDPDESVRQAAETAMREIVGKKPMDFVLYEGRTEVATEVQNLMQQILDRYSAGIQISTVAIQNVQPPEQVQTAFDDAVKAGQDRERQINEGQAYANQVVPLASGQASRMIEQAEGYKAKVIGDAQGNASRFSSILNEYEKAPQVMRERLYLETMQEVFTRASKVMVDTKGGNNMLYLPLDKIMQQAAQDAGKPSSSSLGLPGANQPAIPQAPARGSASGQSSSGSSTSNTLPRDRMSR, encoded by the coding sequence ATGTCTCGAATCACCAAACTCTTCAATCTGAATGACCCCGGCTGGGGCCGTGGCAACAATAACGGCAACGGCTCCGAGCCGCCGCGACGTCCACAGGGCGGCGGCGACGGTCCACCCGATCTCGACGAGGTCTGGCGCGACTTCAACAATCGCATAGGCGCATTGTTCGGCCGCAAGGGCGGAGGGGGCAACAATCGTCCCAACAACCGCGGCGGCATGACGCCGCCTTCGCCGCGCGGCGCCCGCATCGGCCTGGGCATCATCGCCCTGGTGCTGGTGCTGCTGTGGCTGGCCAGCGGATTCTTCATCGTCCAGGAAGGCCAGGTCGCGGTCGTTACCCAGTTCGGCAAGTACAAGAGCACCGCGCCGGCGGGCTTCCAGTGGCGCATGCCTTACCCGATCCAGAACCACGAAATGGTCAACGTGTCGCAGCTGCGCACGTTCGAGGTGGGTTTTCGCGGCGGTTCGCGCAACAAGGTGCTGCCTGAGGCCTTGATGCTGACCACCGACGAGAACATCGTCGACATGCAATTCGTGGTGCAGTACCGCCTGCGCGCCGACGGCGCGCCCGACTACCTGTTCAAGATGCGCGACCCGGACGAGTCCGTGCGCCAGGCGGCGGAGACCGCCATGCGCGAAATCGTCGGCAAGAAGCCGATGGACTTCGTGCTCTATGAAGGCCGTACCGAAGTCGCCACCGAAGTGCAGAATCTCATGCAGCAGATCCTGGACCGCTACAGCGCCGGCATCCAGATCAGCACGGTCGCCATCCAGAACGTCCAGCCGCCCGAACAGGTGCAGACCGCGTTCGACGACGCCGTCAAGGCGGGTCAGGACCGCGAGCGCCAGATCAACGAAGGCCAGGCGTACGCCAACCAGGTCGTGCCGCTGGCCAGCGGCCAGGCCTCGCGCATGATCGAGCAGGCCGAGGGCTACAAGGCCAAGGTGATCGGCGATGCGCAGGGTAATGCCTCGCGCTTCTCGTCCATCCTCAACGAGTACGAGAAGGCGCCCCAGGTCATGCGTGAACGCCTGTACCTGGAAACCATGCAGGAAGTCTTCACTCGCGCCAGCAAGGTCATGGTCGATACTAAGGGCGGCAACAACATGTTGTACCTGCCGCTGGACAAGATCATGCAGCAGGCCGCGCAAGACGCCGGCAAGCCGTCCTCCTCCAGCCTGGGCCTGCCCGGCGCGAACCAGCCGGCGATTCCGCAGGCGCCGGCGCGCGGTTCGGCCAGCGGCCAGTCTTCATCCGGCAGCAGCACCAGCAACACGCTGCCTCGCGACCGCATGTCGCGCTAA
- the hflX gene encoding GTPase HflX gives MRALIISVDLGNPDYPAHAEEFAMLAKGAGAEIVGTLTARRDRPDAKFFIGSGKVEEGVAMAGALLADIILFDQPLSPAQQRNLEREFNLRVVDRVALILDIFALRAKSHEGKLQVELAQLQHLATRLTRMWSHLERQRGGIGMRGPGEAQLEMDRRMIGAKVKVLRERLDRVERQRVTQRRARARGGALSVSLVGYTNAGKSTLFNAMTRAGAYAADQLFATLDTTTRRIWIDGAGSVVLSDTVGFIRDLPHNLIAAFRATLEETVYADLLLHVVDAASAQRDEQIAEVDKVLAEIGAAQIPTILVYNKIDRAGLEPRVDRDAHGTIARVFVSATERAGLDALRGAIAEIGQIVGNNVSNHQTLQSE, from the coding sequence ATGCGCGCACTGATCATCAGCGTCGATCTCGGCAATCCTGACTACCCGGCCCACGCCGAGGAGTTCGCCATGCTGGCCAAGGGCGCCGGCGCCGAGATCGTCGGCACGCTGACGGCGCGGCGCGACCGGCCCGACGCCAAGTTCTTCATCGGTTCAGGCAAGGTCGAGGAGGGCGTGGCGATGGCCGGCGCGCTGCTGGCCGACATCATCCTGTTCGACCAGCCGCTGTCGCCGGCGCAGCAGCGCAACCTCGAGCGCGAATTCAACCTGCGCGTGGTCGATCGCGTGGCATTGATCCTGGATATCTTCGCGCTGCGCGCCAAGAGCCACGAAGGCAAGCTGCAGGTCGAGCTGGCCCAGCTGCAGCACCTGGCCACGCGCCTGACGCGCATGTGGAGCCACCTGGAGCGGCAGCGCGGCGGTATCGGCATGCGCGGCCCGGGCGAGGCGCAGCTCGAAATGGACCGCCGCATGATCGGCGCCAAGGTCAAGGTGCTGCGCGAGCGCCTGGATCGGGTCGAGCGCCAGCGGGTCACGCAGCGCCGGGCGCGGGCGCGCGGCGGCGCGCTGTCGGTCTCGCTGGTGGGCTATACCAACGCCGGCAAGTCCACGCTGTTCAACGCCATGACGCGCGCCGGCGCCTATGCCGCAGACCAGCTGTTCGCCACCCTGGATACCACCACGCGGCGCATCTGGATCGACGGCGCCGGGTCGGTGGTGCTGTCGGACACGGTCGGGTTCATCCGCGACCTGCCTCACAACCTGATCGCGGCATTCCGTGCCACGCTCGAGGAAACCGTGTATGCCGACCTGTTGCTGCACGTGGTCGACGCGGCCAGCGCGCAGCGCGACGAGCAGATCGCCGAGGTCGACAAAGTGCTGGCCGAGATCGGCGCGGCGCAGATTCCGACCATTCTGGTATACAACAAGATTGACCGCGCGGGCCTGGAGCCACGGGTCGACCGCGACGCCCATGGTACGATTGCGCGAGTATTCGTAAGCGCTACCGAGCGCGCCGGTCTGGATGCGTTGCGCGGGGCAATTGCAGAGATCGGCCAGATTGTGGGAAACAATGTCTCGAATCACCAAACTCTTCAATCTGAATGA
- the hfq gene encoding RNA chaperone Hfq, giving the protein MSNKGQTLQDPFLNTLRKEHVPVSIYLVNGIKLQGQIESFDQYVVLLRNTVTQMVYKHAISTVVPARAVNFQVEVPAE; this is encoded by the coding sequence ATGAGCAATAAAGGGCAAACTTTGCAAGATCCGTTTCTGAACACGCTGCGCAAGGAACACGTGCCCGTGTCCATCTACCTGGTAAACGGCATCAAGCTTCAGGGGCAGATCGAATCGTTCGACCAGTATGTCGTGCTGCTGCGCAATACCGTGACCCAGATGGTGTACAAACATGCCATCTCCACCGTGGTGCCGGCGCGCGCCGTCAATTTCCAGGTGGAAGTTCCCGCTGAATAA
- the hisC gene encoding histidinol-phosphate transaminase, translated as MSRYWSPVVGTLSPYVPGEQPKLPDLIKLNTNENPYGPSPKVLQAIAAAAGDTLKLYPDPASDELRGAIAAAVGVQADQVFVGNGSDEVLAHVFMALFRHGRPVRFPDISYSFYPVYCGLYEIPYQVVPLTDDFRIDPADYQPGGQAAGGIIFPNPNAPTGRALTRDEVERIVTANPDTVVVVDEAYVDFGAESVAPLVDRHDNLLVVQTLSKSRSLAGLRVGFAVGNRALIDGLERVKNSFNSYPIDRLASAGAQAAMQDQAYFDRTRQAVMATRERMSADLRALGFDVLPSAANFVFARHPEHDAAQLAARLRERSILVRYFRQARIDQFLRITVGTDAQCEALIGALKKIFSL; from the coding sequence ATGAGCCGCTACTGGAGTCCCGTGGTCGGGACGCTCAGTCCCTATGTCCCAGGCGAGCAGCCCAAGCTGCCGGACCTGATCAAGCTGAATACCAACGAGAACCCGTACGGGCCGTCGCCCAAGGTGCTGCAGGCCATCGCCGCGGCGGCCGGCGACACGCTCAAGCTGTATCCGGATCCGGCCTCGGACGAGCTGCGCGGCGCGATTGCCGCGGCCGTCGGGGTGCAGGCCGACCAGGTATTCGTGGGCAATGGTTCGGACGAGGTGCTGGCGCACGTCTTCATGGCGCTGTTCAGGCACGGCCGGCCGGTGCGTTTCCCGGATATCAGCTACAGCTTTTATCCCGTCTACTGCGGCCTGTACGAGATTCCCTATCAGGTCGTGCCGCTGACCGATGACTTCCGCATCGATCCGGCCGACTACCAGCCCGGCGGCCAGGCCGCGGGCGGGATCATCTTCCCCAATCCCAATGCCCCGACCGGACGCGCCCTCACGCGCGACGAGGTCGAGCGCATCGTGACCGCCAACCCCGATACCGTCGTGGTGGTGGACGAGGCCTATGTCGACTTCGGCGCCGAGTCGGTCGCGCCGCTGGTCGATCGCCACGACAACCTGCTGGTGGTCCAGACCCTGTCCAAGTCGCGCTCGCTTGCCGGCCTGCGCGTCGGTTTCGCGGTGGGCAACCGGGCGCTTATCGACGGCCTGGAGCGGGTCAAGAACAGCTTCAATTCCTACCCCATAGACCGGCTGGCGTCGGCGGGCGCGCAGGCCGCCATGCAGGACCAGGCGTATTTCGACCGGACGCGTCAGGCCGTGATGGCCACGCGCGAGCGCATGAGCGCCGATCTGCGGGCGCTGGGTTTCGACGTGCTGCCTTCGGCGGCCAATTTCGTGTTTGCGCGGCACCCGGAGCATGACGCGGCGCAACTGGCCGCCCGGCTGCGCGAGCGCAGCATCCTGGTGCGCTACTTCCGGCAGGCCCGTATCGATCAATTCCTGCGTATCACGGTGGGTACGGACGCCCAATGCGAGGCGTTGATCGGCGCGCTGAAGAAAATTTTTTCGTTGTGA